From a region of the Betta splendens chromosome 5, fBetSpl5.4, whole genome shotgun sequence genome:
- the LOC114855860 gene encoding uncharacterized protein LOC114855860 has protein sequence MKMTHQSSPAEIEVTCYYSVEQKGSLSISPLSNSIIIQTNAETQSVPAATVTTGETSDLSSSTVVSSSASSTASANAETQSVPAATVTTGETSDLSSSAAVHTSTTASAGEIFPGEKCLEKFKL, from the exons ATGAAAATGACTCATCAAAGTTCACCAGCTGAGATTGAAGTTACATGTTATTACAGTGTAGAGCAAAAAGGATCTCTATCTATATCTCCACTTAGTAACTCTATCATCATACAGA ctaatgcagaaacacagagtgttCCAGCAGCTACTGTCACTACAG GTGAAACCTCTGATCTGTCAAGTAGCACTGTTGTTTCTAGTTCTGCTTCCTCAACAGCATCAG ctaatgcagaaacacagagtgttCCAGCAGCTACTGTCACCACAG GTGAAACTTCTGATTTGTCAAGTAGCGCTGCTGTTCATACTTCCACAACAGCGTCAg CAGGAGAGATTTTTCCAGGTGAGAAATGTCTTGAAAAAttcaaactgtaa
- the LOC129604118 gene encoding uncharacterized protein LOC129604118, with protein sequence MFKYLFLILYCFYQIQVQAFPSANLIANKHTITESDSVTLHCQTPSSIAVDQCYFYTDRGQTPKIFPCLQTLTGTDLLSMSRQRPPANVEVKCFYTVKYEDTRYPSPHSDSVSIAVHSQKPQMSCSDFGDHVVFSCTLPESVEHGTKCNLYIGEADHPVSTTTIMKKTTSRIQQLCQFYIMRDVLLKLIQLVQLKEASCDYSLEHEPNFASARSDGCSLTGKSEKTSIYILNDLTVFNLT encoded by the exons atGTTTAAATACTTGTTTCTCATCTTGT atTGCTTTTATCAGATTCAAGTACAAG CTTTTCCTTCAGCTAATCTAATAGCGAATAAACACAcgatcacagagtcagactcagttACGCTGCATtgtcagactccatcatctATTGCTGTGGATCAGTGTTATTTCTATACTGATCGAGGACAAACTCCTAAAATCTTCCCCTGCCTgcagacactgacaggaacTGATCTACTGTCTATGTCACGGCAGCGTCCACCTGCTAATGTTGAAGTCaagtgtttttatactgtaaagTATGAAGACACACGTTATCCGTCTCcacacagtgactcagtctCCATCGCTGTACACA GTCAAAAACCACAGATGAGCTGTTCTGATTTCGGAGACCACGTTGTCTTCTCTTGCACTTTGCCTGAATCTGTTGAACATGGTACAAAATGTAACTTGTACATTGGAGAAGCAGATCATCCAGTCTCAACAACAACCATTATGAAGAAAACCACCTCAAGAATACAGCAGTTGTGTCAGTTTTATATCATGAGAGACGTTTTGCTGAAACTCATACAATTAGTTCAGCTAAAGGAGGCCAGCTGTGATTACAGCCTGGAACATGAACCCAACTTTGCTTCTGCTCGTAGTGATGGATGCAGCTTGACTGGTAAGTCAGAGAAGACAAGTATATACATATTAAATGACTTAACAGTGTTTAACCTGACCTGA